Proteins encoded within one genomic window of Haematospirillum jordaniae:
- a CDS encoding fumarate hydratase: MIDAAFAEIFPLGEDTTPWRRLDGDYVRTESFAGQEMVVVDPQALVQLSAEAIRDISHLLRPGHLAQLRAIVDDSEASPNDRFVALELLKNANIAAGGVLPMCQDTGTAIVMGKKGQRIWTGVDDALYISQGIADAYTRLNLRYSQLTPLSMFEESNTGNNLPAQIDLYATEGAAYKFMVMAKGGGSANKTFLFQETKALLNPDSLRKFVSESVIKLGTSACPPYHLALVIGGTSAEMTLKTVKLASARYLDGLPTSGGKFGQAFRDIEMEQQVLEITRTLGIGAQFGGKYFCHDVRVIRLPRHGASCPVGLGVSCSADRQMLGKITRDGVFLEALETDPARYMPDVREDKLSGEVVQINLNQPMEQIRATLSRYPIKTRVSLTGTMVVARDIAHAKLKERLDAGKGLPDYIKNHPVYYAGPSKTPDGYASGSFGPTTAGRMDAYVDLFQSHGGSMVMLAKGNRSAAVKEACKKHGGFYLGSIGGAAAQLAVQSIRKVEVLEYPELGMEAVWKIEVENFPAFIIVDDKGNDFFRQL, encoded by the coding sequence ATGATTGATGCCGCTTTTGCCGAAATCTTCCCCTTGGGAGAGGATACAACCCCTTGGCGTCGTCTGGACGGCGACTATGTCCGGACCGAGTCTTTTGCCGGGCAGGAGATGGTGGTGGTTGACCCACAGGCCTTGGTTCAGCTTTCGGCCGAGGCAATCCGGGATATTTCCCACTTGTTGCGCCCCGGGCATCTGGCCCAGTTGCGGGCAATTGTTGATGACAGCGAGGCCTCGCCCAATGATCGCTTTGTCGCGCTGGAGTTGCTGAAGAATGCCAATATTGCCGCCGGCGGGGTTCTGCCGATGTGCCAAGACACCGGCACGGCGATTGTCATGGGCAAGAAGGGACAGCGGATCTGGACCGGGGTTGATGATGCCCTGTATATCTCGCAGGGTATTGCCGATGCCTATACCCGCCTGAATTTGCGGTATTCACAGCTGACACCGCTGTCGATGTTCGAGGAGTCGAACACCGGCAACAACCTGCCGGCCCAGATTGACCTGTATGCGACCGAAGGGGCCGCCTACAAGTTCATGGTTATGGCCAAAGGGGGTGGATCAGCGAACAAGACATTCCTGTTCCAGGAAACCAAGGCGCTGCTCAACCCGGACAGCCTGCGCAAGTTTGTGTCGGAATCCGTGATCAAGCTGGGAACTTCGGCCTGTCCGCCTTATCACCTGGCACTGGTCATTGGTGGCACATCGGCGGAGATGACCCTGAAGACAGTCAAGCTGGCATCGGCCCGGTATCTGGATGGTTTGCCGACATCGGGCGGAAAGTTCGGTCAGGCGTTCCGTGATATCGAGATGGAGCAGCAGGTGCTGGAGATTACCCGCACGCTGGGGATCGGGGCCCAGTTCGGCGGCAAGTACTTCTGCCATGACGTGCGGGTGATCCGTTTGCCGCGCCACGGTGCCAGTTGCCCGGTCGGGCTGGGGGTATCGTGTTCGGCCGACCGGCAGATGCTGGGCAAGATCACCCGTGACGGTGTGTTCCTGGAAGCGCTGGAGACCGACCCGGCCCGTTATATGCCCGACGTGCGCGAGGACAAGCTGTCTGGCGAGGTGGTGCAGATCAACCTGAACCAGCCGATGGAGCAGATCCGCGCCACCCTGTCGCGCTATCCGATCAAGACCCGTGTCAGCCTGACCGGAACCATGGTGGTGGCACGTGATATTGCCCATGCCAAGCTGAAGGAACGCTTGGACGCCGGCAAGGGGTTGCCAGACTATATCAAGAACCATCCGGTGTACTATGCCGGTCCTTCCAAGACGCCGGACGGGTATGCCTCGGGGTCATTTGGTCCGACAACAGCCGGGCGCATGGATGCGTATGTGGACCTGTTCCAGTCGCATGGCGGCTCCATGGTCATGCTGGCCAAGGGCAATCGCAGCGCGGCGGTCAAGGAAGCCTGCAAGAAGCATGGCGGCTTTTATCTGGGGTCGATCGGCGGTGCGGCAGCCCAGCTGGCGGTGCAGTCCATCCGCAAGGTAGAGGTTCTGGAGTATCCCGAGCTGGGCATGGAAGCCGTGTGGAAGATCGAGGTGGAGAACTTCCCGGCCTTCATCATTGTTGATGACAAGGGCAATGACTTTTTCCGCCAGCTTTGA
- a CDS encoding alpha/beta family hydrolase: protein MMVSSAGAMAAARGWMFDGPAGPCGVPLSVPLLILAHGAGAPMDSPFMNAVAGLVSEAGVAVLRFEFPYMAARRAGHGGRRPPDREPVLLQTWVETVAQARALFRPPCLAIGGKSMGGRMAVMVAAEVGADGVVALGYPFHPARKPGRVEKRCAPLENLSVPGLIVQGTRDPLGGGALVDTLRLPSSLDILWMCDGDHDLRPRVSSGYRVEEHLCRAAGAVADFVAMLPGKGNYLP, encoded by the coding sequence ATGATGGTTTCGTCTGCCGGGGCCATGGCGGCGGCGCGGGGCTGGATGTTTGATGGCCCGGCCGGTCCTTGCGGTGTGCCGTTGTCGGTTCCGCTGCTGATTCTGGCGCACGGGGCCGGTGCTCCCATGGACAGCCCTTTCATGAATGCTGTGGCGGGGTTGGTGTCGGAAGCAGGGGTGGCCGTGCTGCGGTTCGAGTTTCCCTATATGGCGGCACGCCGTGCGGGGCATGGGGGGCGGCGTCCTCCGGATAGGGAGCCGGTTCTGTTGCAAACCTGGGTCGAGACCGTGGCGCAGGCGCGGGCCTTGTTTCGTCCACCCTGTTTGGCCATCGGGGGCAAATCGATGGGTGGGCGCATGGCGGTCATGGTAGCGGCCGAGGTCGGGGCTGATGGTGTGGTGGCCTTGGGCTATCCCTTTCATCCAGCCCGGAAGCCGGGGCGGGTGGAAAAGCGATGTGCGCCGCTGGAAAACCTTTCAGTCCCGGGGTTGATTGTTCAAGGCACACGGGATCCTCTGGGGGGCGGGGCGTTGGTTGATACGTTGCGGTTGCCATCAAGCCTGGACATTCTCTGGATGTGTGACGGTGATCATGACCTTCGCCCCAGGGTATCGTCTGGTTACCGGGTGGAAGAACACCTGTGCCGGGCTGCCGGGGCTGTGGCAGATTTTGTTGCCATGCTGCCGGGGAAAGGTAACTATTTACCGTAG
- a CDS encoding ribbon-helix-helix domain-containing protein, translating into MTVPQSIPANAPAVVPPGRNGGGSTVIKRSVRIAGHPTSVSLEDVFWDALRSIAATRSLSINAMVSEIDSARSHTAGGNLSSAVRVYILEWFRCRAVVPPPSPDAPAS; encoded by the coding sequence ATGACCGTGCCCCAGAGTATACCGGCCAATGCGCCTGCTGTTGTTCCGCCCGGGCGGAATGGTGGTGGCAGTACGGTTATCAAGCGCAGTGTTCGTATTGCCGGGCACCCTACATCGGTATCGCTGGAAGATGTGTTCTGGGACGCACTGCGTTCTATTGCCGCAACCCGCAGCCTGAGTATCAATGCCATGGTTTCGGAAATTGATTCTGCGCGCAGTCATACTGCGGGCGGTAATTTGTCCAGTGCGGTCAGGGTGTATATCCTTGAATGGTTCCGGTGCCGGGCTGTTGTACCTCCTCCCTCTCCGGATGCACCTGCATCCTGA
- a CDS encoding DNA polymerase III subunit chi, producing MARIDFYHLQRSRLEEVLPRLLTRVLQAGERALVVAGSEERVEDLVQALWNDRDGWLPHGSRRDGYAEEQPVWLTEDPQDNANGAGYLFLCDGSDSTLVEGMERVFDLFNGLDEGSVAQARERWRQRREEGHALRYWQQSGDGRWVEKASANAGA from the coding sequence ATGGCCCGTATTGATTTTTATCACCTGCAGCGATCCCGTCTGGAAGAGGTTCTGCCGCGCCTGCTGACCCGTGTTCTGCAAGCCGGAGAACGGGCCTTGGTGGTTGCCGGGTCAGAGGAGCGGGTGGAAGATCTGGTGCAGGCCCTGTGGAATGACCGCGATGGATGGTTGCCGCATGGATCCCGCCGGGACGGATACGCCGAAGAGCAGCCGGTGTGGTTGACCGAGGATCCGCAGGACAATGCCAACGGGGCCGGTTACCTGTTTTTGTGTGATGGCAGCGACAGTACCCTAGTCGAGGGCATGGAGCGGGTGTTCGACCTGTTCAACGGGCTGGATGAAGGCTCGGTTGCCCAAGCGCGGGAACGCTGGCGCCAGCGACGGGAAGAGGGGCACGCGCTGCGGTACTGGCAGCAATCTGGCGACGGGCGCTGGGTGGAAAAGGCCAGCGCCAATGCCGGGGCGTGA
- a CDS encoding ABC-F family ATP-binding cassette domain-containing protein, translated as MLHLNSVLFRLGGRVLLDGASAHIPAGARVGLVGRNGTGKSTLIKLITGDLAPDGGEIRTRSRARIGYLRQEASESTGSLIDTVLAADTERSALLQRLEQDPPPGELADIHERLNAIDAHSAPARAARILSGLGFPATDHERPVQDYSGGWRMRVALAAVLFSRPDLLLLDEPTNHLDLEATLWLQGYLAQWPGTLVVISHDRDLLNQVPNRILHLENRTLTSYGGNYDTFEKTRREKLDLQVKGNAKLLEQRKKMEGFIARFRAKASKARQAQSRMKMLEKMDLPVSVVEERTIVLDFPDPEPLPPPMIAINDASVGYGGKTVLRDISLRLDMDDRIALLGANGNGKSTLAKLLTGRLDPMSGTVQRSSKLRIGYFAQHQTDELNPEDTPLGHMSRAMTPKGGSAPPESRVRAFLGRFGFGVDHATTRVAKLSGGEKARLLIALMCREQPHLIVLDEPTNHLDIDTRDSLMSALNAFGGAVVLIAHDTHLVEACADRLWLVADGQVQPFDGDMADYRQWLLDRARDDRRGSKAGNEDAADTPRTGTATNRREDRRLAAQIRARLAPLRQRVERCEQQVTRLNARRDDLEAKLADPTLYSGPDDKVAALRMELGAVGRDLQMAEDRWLKAVEELEEASAREQA; from the coding sequence ATGCTGCACCTGAATTCCGTCCTGTTTCGCCTTGGCGGCCGCGTCCTTCTGGACGGCGCCTCGGCCCACATCCCTGCTGGGGCCCGGGTTGGCTTGGTTGGCCGCAACGGCACCGGCAAATCCACCCTGATCAAGCTGATCACCGGCGACCTTGCCCCCGACGGGGGTGAAATCCGCACCCGCTCCCGGGCCAGGATCGGCTATCTGCGCCAGGAAGCCTCGGAAAGCACCGGGTCGCTGATCGACACCGTGCTGGCCGCCGACACCGAACGCTCGGCACTGCTGCAGCGCCTGGAACAGGACCCCCCACCGGGGGAGCTGGCCGATATCCACGAACGCCTGAATGCCATCGATGCCCACAGCGCCCCGGCGCGGGCGGCACGCATTTTGTCCGGGCTTGGCTTTCCTGCCACCGATCATGAACGCCCGGTGCAGGACTATTCCGGCGGCTGGCGCATGCGCGTGGCCCTAGCCGCCGTCCTGTTCTCCCGCCCCGACCTGCTGCTGCTGGACGAGCCGACCAACCACCTGGATCTGGAAGCCACGCTGTGGCTGCAGGGCTATCTGGCCCAATGGCCCGGCACCCTGGTGGTTATCTCGCATGACCGCGACCTGCTGAACCAGGTGCCAAACCGGATCCTTCACCTGGAAAACCGGACCCTGACCAGCTACGGCGGCAACTACGACACGTTTGAAAAGACACGGCGCGAGAAACTGGACCTGCAAGTCAAGGGGAACGCCAAACTTCTGGAACAGCGCAAGAAGATGGAAGGCTTCATCGCCCGCTTCCGCGCCAAGGCCAGCAAGGCCCGCCAGGCCCAGAGCCGCATGAAAATGCTGGAAAAAATGGATCTTCCGGTCAGCGTGGTCGAAGAACGCACCATTGTGCTGGACTTCCCCGATCCGGAACCCCTGCCCCCGCCCATGATCGCCATCAATGACGCCAGCGTCGGTTATGGCGGAAAGACCGTTCTGCGCGATATCTCCCTGCGCCTGGACATGGACGATCGTATTGCGCTGCTGGGGGCCAACGGGAACGGGAAATCCACCTTGGCCAAACTGCTAACCGGGCGCCTAGATCCTATGTCGGGCACCGTGCAACGGTCTTCAAAACTGCGCATCGGCTATTTCGCCCAGCACCAGACCGATGAACTGAATCCCGAGGATACCCCGCTTGGCCACATGAGCCGCGCCATGACCCCCAAAGGCGGCTCTGCCCCGCCGGAAAGCCGGGTCCGCGCCTTTCTTGGCCGGTTCGGGTTTGGCGTTGACCATGCGACAACACGGGTGGCCAAGCTTTCCGGCGGCGAGAAGGCTCGCCTGCTGATCGCGCTGATGTGCCGGGAACAGCCGCACCTGATCGTGCTGGACGAACCCACCAACCACTTGGACATTGATACCCGTGATTCCCTGATGTCGGCCCTTAACGCCTTTGGCGGGGCCGTGGTGCTGATCGCCCACGACACCCACTTGGTCGAGGCCTGCGCCGACCGGCTGTGGCTGGTGGCCGATGGCCAGGTCCAGCCCTTTGACGGCGACATGGCGGATTACCGGCAGTGGTTGCTGGACCGCGCGCGAGACGACCGCCGGGGCAGCAAGGCCGGAAATGAGGATGCTGCAGACACACCCCGGACCGGCACAGCAACCAACCGCCGCGAGGACCGACGCCTGGCCGCGCAGATCCGCGCCCGCCTGGCCCCCTTGCGCCAGCGTGTGGAACGGTGTGAACAACAGGTCACGCGCCTGAATGCACGCCGAGATGATCTGGAAGCAAAGCTGGCCGACCCGACCCTGTACAGTGGACCGGATGACAAGGTCGCCGCCTTGCGCATGGAGCTGGGAGCTGTTGGCCGCGATCTTCAAATGGCCGAGGACCGGTGGCTGAAGGCCGTGGAGGAACTGGAGGAAGCCAGCGCCCGCGAGCAGGCCTAG
- the ndk gene encoding nucleoside-diphosphate kinase → MTVERTLSIIKPDATRRNLTGKINARFEDSGLRIVAQKRLRLTRDQAEGFYAVHRERSFFPDLVSFMMSGPVVVQVLEGENAVLKNREIMGATNPANADPGTIRADFAESIEANSVHGSDSPENAAAEIAFFFSQSEIVG, encoded by the coding sequence ATGACTGTTGAACGTACCCTGTCCATTATCAAGCCCGATGCCACCCGTCGCAACCTGACTGGCAAGATCAATGCCCGGTTCGAGGATTCTGGTCTGCGTATTGTTGCCCAGAAGCGTTTGCGTCTGACCCGTGACCAGGCCGAAGGCTTTTATGCCGTGCACCGCGAGCGGTCCTTCTTCCCGGATCTGGTGTCCTTCATGATGTCTGGCCCGGTGGTGGTTCAGGTTCTGGAAGGTGAAAACGCCGTCCTGAAAAACCGCGAGATCATGGGCGCCACCAACCCGGCCAATGCTGACCCCGGCACCATTCGGGCTGATTTTGCCGAGTCGATCGAGGCCAACTCGGTCCACGGTTCCGACAGCCCGGAAAATGCCGCCGCCGAGATTGCCTTCTTCTTCTCCCAGTCGGAGATTGTCGGCTAA
- a CDS encoding pyridoxal phosphate-dependent aminotransferase — protein MSILASRLSAIKPSPTIAVTQKAADLKAAGRDVIGLGAGEPDFDTPDHVKAAAKAAMDRGETKYTPVAGTLVLRKAIVEKFHRENGLTYTPDQITVGCGGKQVIYNAIMATVDTGDEVIIPAPYWVSYPDITLLAGGTPVFVACGEADGFKLTPAALEKAITPKTKWLILNSPSNPTGAAYSADDLRALADVLLKHPHVWVMTDDMYEHLVYDGFRFATIAQVEPKLVDRTLTMNGVSKSFAMTGWRVGYAGGPLPLIKAINMVQSQSSTHTSSISQAAAAAALSQPMDFFPAWREAFRARRDLVVRMLNAAKGLTCLTPEGAFYVYPSCAGIIGKKAPSGRTISSDSDFVTELLEAEGVAAVQGEAFGLSPYFRISYATSEQVLTEACTRIQRFCASLY, from the coding sequence ATGTCCATTCTTGCCAGCCGCCTGTCTGCCATCAAACCTTCCCCGACCATTGCCGTGACCCAGAAAGCCGCAGATCTGAAAGCGGCCGGGCGTGATGTGATTGGTCTGGGTGCCGGAGAGCCGGACTTTGACACCCCGGATCATGTCAAGGCGGCGGCAAAGGCGGCCATGGACCGTGGTGAGACCAAGTACACTCCGGTTGCCGGCACGCTGGTCCTGCGCAAGGCGATTGTGGAGAAGTTCCACCGCGAGAATGGGCTGACCTATACGCCGGACCAGATCACGGTGGGATGTGGTGGCAAGCAGGTCATCTATAACGCCATCATGGCGACCGTGGATACCGGTGACGAAGTGATTATTCCGGCCCCGTACTGGGTGTCTTATCCGGATATTACCCTTCTGGCCGGGGGAACGCCGGTGTTTGTGGCCTGTGGCGAGGCCGATGGCTTCAAGCTGACGCCGGCAGCACTTGAAAAGGCCATTACCCCGAAAACAAAGTGGCTGATCCTCAACAGTCCCAGCAACCCGACCGGTGCGGCTTATTCTGCCGACGATTTGCGCGCCTTGGCCGATGTTCTGCTGAAGCATCCGCACGTGTGGGTGATGACCGACGATATGTACGAGCATCTGGTTTACGACGGCTTCCGCTTTGCCACCATTGCCCAGGTTGAACCAAAGCTGGTCGATCGTACGCTGACCATGAACGGTGTGTCCAAGTCCTTTGCCATGACCGGCTGGCGGGTTGGCTATGCCGGCGGGCCTTTGCCGCTGATCAAGGCGATCAACATGGTGCAGTCCCAGAGCAGCACGCACACTAGCTCCATTTCCCAGGCTGCCGCCGCTGCGGCGCTGTCACAGCCGATGGATTTCTTCCCGGCCTGGCGCGAGGCTTTCCGGGCCCGTAGGGATCTGGTGGTGCGGATGCTGAACGCGGCAAAGGGGCTGACCTGCCTGACCCCCGAAGGGGCGTTTTATGTGTACCCGTCCTGCGCCGGGATAATAGGCAAGAAGGCTCCGTCCGGGCGTACGATTTCCAGCGACAGTGATTTCGTCACCGAACTTCTGGAAGCCGAAGGCGTGGCCGCCGTGCAGGGCGAGGCGTTTGGCCTGTCTCCGTATTTCCGCATTTCATATGCTACATCGGAACAGGTTCTGACCGAAGCCTGCACCCGGATCCAGCGTTTCTGCGCCAGCCTGTACTGA